Proteins encoded together in one Sinorhizobium meliloti window:
- the bla gene encoding class A beta-lactamase, with product MPLHITRRAMLAASAMLYPAFVLGTPANAAGGAEEDVTERLRRLEERTGGRLGVAVLDTETNISFGHREAERFAMCSTFKALAAACVLARVDRGEEKLERRITFGKEVLLPHSPVTEKHVGGNGMTVAELCEAAITISDNAAGNLLLESFGGPEGLTSWLRSIGDETTRLDRTEPELNEARKGDPRDTTTPAAMLDTLGKLVLGPVLSQEGRQQLIDWLVANKTGDARLRAGLPKDWRIGDKTGTSMTGAVSDIAVAWPQGRGPILICVYMGEAKAPLDDLNPVFADIGSIVADMA from the coding sequence ATGCCTTTGCACATTACCCGCCGAGCAATGCTGGCCGCGTCGGCGATGCTCTATCCGGCATTCGTGCTCGGAACGCCCGCGAATGCGGCCGGTGGGGCGGAGGAAGACGTCACGGAACGACTTCGCCGGCTTGAAGAGCGCACCGGCGGACGCCTCGGGGTTGCCGTGCTCGACACCGAGACCAACATCTCGTTCGGGCACCGGGAGGCCGAGCGTTTCGCCATGTGTTCGACCTTCAAGGCGCTTGCGGCGGCTTGCGTGCTGGCACGCGTCGATCGCGGGGAGGAAAAGCTCGAACGGCGGATCACCTTCGGCAAGGAGGTCCTGCTGCCTCACTCGCCGGTGACGGAAAAGCATGTGGGTGGCAACGGCATGACGGTCGCGGAACTCTGCGAGGCGGCGATCACCATCAGCGACAATGCCGCCGGCAACCTGCTGCTCGAAAGCTTCGGGGGACCCGAGGGCCTGACGTCCTGGCTGCGCTCGATCGGCGACGAGACCACGCGGCTCGACCGAACGGAGCCCGAGCTGAACGAGGCCAGGAAGGGCGATCCGCGCGACACCACCACACCGGCCGCCATGCTCGACACACTCGGGAAATTGGTCCTGGGTCCAGTCCTCTCGCAAGAAGGGCGCCAGCAGCTCATCGACTGGCTGGTTGCGAACAAGACCGGCGATGCGCGGCTACGGGCGGGCCTGCCCAAGGACTGGCGGATCGGAGACAAGACGGGAACGAGTATGACCGGTGCCGTTTCGGATATCGCCGTCGCCTGGCCGCAGGGCCGTGGCCCGATCCTGATCTGCGTCTACATGGGCGAGGCCAAGGCGCCGCTCGACGACCTGAACCCTGTCTTCGCCGATATCGGCAGTATCGTCGCCGACATGGCCTAA
- a CDS encoding GNAT family N-acetyltransferase, whose amino-acid sequence MLQTVTPTLQPVPSARAPMVTIRCAKPRDLAELREMVAELAAHHGDAATVTPEQLERDLFGRTPWITALVAEAGGALIGYAVLVPQYRAAEGARGMEMHHLFVRPGHRGTGIGRHLVAKAREQAKMAGCDYLSVSAATGNFQAHRFYESERFVPRPVTGMRYLQRLG is encoded by the coding sequence ATGCTGCAGACCGTCACCCCTACCCTTCAGCCCGTTCCGTCGGCCCGTGCGCCGATGGTGACGATCCGTTGCGCCAAGCCACGTGATCTCGCCGAATTGCGCGAGATGGTCGCCGAGCTTGCCGCCCATCACGGCGATGCCGCAACCGTCACGCCCGAACAGCTCGAGCGGGATCTCTTCGGACGCACGCCCTGGATCACGGCGCTGGTCGCCGAAGCCGGCGGCGCGTTGATCGGCTATGCCGTTCTCGTCCCGCAATACCGGGCGGCCGAAGGTGCCCGCGGCATGGAAATGCACCACCTCTTCGTCCGCCCCGGTCACCGCGGCACCGGCATCGGGCGCCACCTCGTGGCCAAGGCTCGCGAGCAGGCGAAAATGGCGGGCTGCGACTACCTCTCGGTCAGTGCCGCCACCGGAAACTTCCAGGCGCACCGTTTCTACGAGTCCGAGCGTTTCGTACCGCGCCCGGTAACCGGCATGCGCTACCTGCAGAGACTCGGGTGA
- a CDS encoding DUF1697 domain-containing protein: protein MPVYVALLRAVNVGGTGKLTMADLRAACDGLGFAGAKTYIQSGNVVFRSDLPEPAVQAKLEQALAAKMGKAPGVLLRSRRQLEDVAARAERFLDAKPNLLLITFLPEPPPRDALDKLVAPDGEKVRIDGREIYIHYPNGSGRSKLKLPALRPGTARNLNTIRKLAEMAAAMEVGS from the coding sequence GTGCCGGTCTATGTAGCACTGCTCAGGGCCGTCAATGTGGGCGGCACCGGCAAGCTGACGATGGCGGACCTGAGGGCCGCCTGCGATGGGCTCGGCTTCGCGGGGGCCAAGACCTATATCCAGAGCGGCAACGTCGTTTTTCGCTCTGACCTGCCTGAGCCCGCAGTGCAGGCGAAACTCGAACAGGCGCTGGCGGCGAAAATGGGCAAGGCGCCGGGAGTCTTGCTCCGCAGCCGCCGCCAACTGGAGGACGTCGCCGCCAGGGCGGAGCGGTTTCTCGATGCCAAGCCGAACTTGCTGCTGATCACCTTCCTGCCGGAGCCGCCTCCCCGCGACGCGCTCGACAAGCTGGTGGCACCCGATGGAGAAAAGGTGCGGATCGACGGGCGCGAAATCTATATCCACTATCCGAATGGATCCGGACGATCGAAGCTGAAGCTTCCGGCGCTCAGACCGGGCACGGCGCGCAATCTCAACACAATACGCAAGCTGGCGGAAATGGCCGCCGCGATGGAAGTGGGTTCCTGA
- a CDS encoding glucose/quinate/shikimate family membrane-bound PQQ-dependent dehydrogenase, translated as MLIVLTAIVFAVIGLALGAGGTRLLLLGGSPYYLVAGLGFLLTAFLLFRRRAAALWVYALVVLGSLAWAVWEVGFDWWQLGPRGGVIILLGLWLLTPWIRRPLGFVSPTGEQYGARAWPLALASLLSIGVALFSMTQNPHDIRGDLPGEVVANPNLGGNVPPGEWHQYGRTPFGQRYSPLDQIRPENVSNLQVAWQYQTGDVKLPEDVSETTYQVTPLKVKDTLYVCTPHNWAIALDAATGQEKWKYDSNSGMNPDRQHQTCRGVTYWADPAAAPGSPCAERVYLPTSDARLIALDATNGEVCTSFADNGVLHLEQGMKYNPAGYYYSTSPPVAVGDKIIIGGAVNDNYSTMEQSGVIRAFNINTGALIWNWDSGNPDVTTPLPPGETYTTNSPNSWSVFSYDEGLGLVYIPMGNQVPDQLGMGRSEHVEKYSSSIVALDINTGAVRWVRQTVHHDLWDMDVPAQPALLDITREDGTVVPALVGPTKQGDIYVLDRRNGEPIIPIEEVPAPGGAIPEDFTAPTQPVSGLTFMPPPLMERDMWGISMFDQLACRIEFRSLKYEGRYTPPSLEGTIVYPGNFGTFNWGSVAVDPERQVMFGMPTYLAFTSRLVPRDQIAPKGEGEKGSEQGLNRNEGAPYGVFMGPFLGPLGIPCQAPPWGYVAGADLRTGKIAYKHKNGTVYDMTPLPLPFKLGVPGIGGPMITKGGLAFLGAAVDNYFRAYDLTTGEQLWEARLPAGGQSTPMTYTVGDKQYVLIVAGGHGSVGTKPGDYVIAYTLP; from the coding sequence ATGCTCATCGTCCTGACCGCCATCGTCTTTGCCGTGATCGGCCTCGCCCTCGGTGCGGGCGGAACGCGGCTCCTGCTGCTCGGCGGCAGCCCTTACTACCTCGTCGCTGGCCTGGGCTTCCTGCTCACCGCGTTTCTGCTCTTTCGCCGACGCGCCGCCGCGCTCTGGGTCTATGCGCTGGTCGTCCTGGGCTCGCTTGCCTGGGCGGTCTGGGAGGTGGGATTCGATTGGTGGCAGCTCGGGCCTCGCGGCGGCGTGATTATCCTGCTCGGGCTGTGGTTGCTCACACCCTGGATACGGCGCCCCCTCGGCTTCGTCAGCCCCACGGGCGAGCAATACGGCGCGCGCGCCTGGCCGCTCGCCCTGGCCAGCCTTCTATCGATCGGCGTTGCGCTGTTTTCGATGACACAGAACCCCCACGACATCAGGGGCGATCTGCCGGGCGAGGTCGTGGCAAACCCGAATCTCGGGGGCAACGTGCCGCCGGGCGAATGGCACCAATACGGGCGCACGCCCTTCGGCCAGCGTTATTCCCCGCTCGACCAGATCCGCCCGGAGAACGTCTCGAACCTCCAGGTGGCATGGCAATATCAGACCGGCGACGTGAAGCTGCCGGAGGACGTCAGCGAAACCACCTACCAGGTGACGCCGCTGAAGGTGAAGGACACGCTCTATGTCTGCACACCGCACAACTGGGCGATCGCGCTCGACGCCGCCACCGGCCAGGAGAAGTGGAAGTACGATTCGAATTCCGGCATGAACCCGGACCGCCAGCACCAGACCTGCCGCGGTGTCACCTATTGGGCCGATCCGGCCGCGGCGCCCGGCAGCCCCTGCGCCGAACGGGTGTATCTGCCGACGTCCGACGCCCGCCTGATCGCGCTCGACGCGACGAATGGAGAGGTGTGCACCAGCTTCGCCGATAACGGGGTCCTGCACCTGGAGCAGGGCATGAAGTACAACCCGGCCGGCTATTACTATTCGACGTCGCCGCCGGTCGCCGTCGGCGACAAGATCATCATCGGCGGTGCCGTCAACGACAACTATTCGACCATGGAGCAGTCGGGCGTGATCCGCGCCTTCAACATCAACACCGGCGCCCTCATCTGGAACTGGGACAGCGGAAATCCGGACGTGACGACGCCGCTGCCTCCGGGTGAAACCTACACCACCAATTCGCCAAACAGCTGGTCGGTCTTCAGCTATGACGAGGGGCTCGGCCTCGTCTACATTCCCATGGGCAACCAAGTACCCGACCAGCTCGGCATGGGACGCAGCGAGCATGTGGAGAAATATTCCTCCTCCATCGTCGCCCTCGACATCAACACGGGCGCGGTTCGCTGGGTACGGCAGACGGTGCATCACGACCTTTGGGACATGGACGTGCCCGCCCAACCCGCCCTGCTCGACATCACGAGAGAGGACGGGACCGTCGTGCCGGCACTCGTCGGACCGACCAAGCAGGGCGACATCTATGTGCTCGACCGGCGAAACGGGGAGCCGATTATCCCGATCGAGGAAGTACCCGCGCCCGGCGGCGCGATCCCAGAGGATTTTACTGCGCCTACCCAGCCCGTCTCGGGCCTCACCTTCATGCCCCCGCCGCTCATGGAGCGCGACATGTGGGGGATCAGCATGTTCGACCAGCTTGCGTGCCGTATCGAATTCAGATCGCTGAAATACGAGGGGCGCTACACGCCGCCTTCCCTCGAGGGGACGATCGTCTATCCCGGAAATTTCGGGACTTTCAACTGGGGCTCGGTCGCCGTGGACCCGGAACGCCAGGTGATGTTCGGGATGCCGACCTATCTCGCCTTCACCTCGCGGCTCGTTCCGCGCGACCAGATCGCCCCGAAGGGCGAGGGCGAAAAGGGTAGCGAACAGGGCCTCAACCGCAATGAAGGCGCACCTTACGGGGTCTTTATGGGTCCGTTCCTCGGCCCGCTCGGGATTCCCTGCCAGGCCCCGCCATGGGGGTATGTCGCAGGCGCCGATCTCAGAACCGGCAAGATCGCATACAAGCATAAGAACGGCACGGTCTACGACATGACGCCGCTGCCGCTGCCCTTCAAGCTGGGCGTACCGGGCATCGGAGGACCTATGATAACCAAGGGCGGTCTCGCTTTCCTGGGTGCCGCGGTCGACAATTACTTCCGGGCTTACGACCTGACCACGGGTGAGCAGCTCTGGGAAGCGCGGCTTCCTGCCGGCGGCCAGTCGACGCCGATGACCTATACGGTCGGCGACAAACAATATGTGCTCATCGTTGCGGGCGGACACGGTTCGGTCGGCACCAAGCCGGGCGACTATGTCATCGCCTATACGCTGCCCTGA
- a CDS encoding c-type cytochrome: MKIRALMLAAALAGLGVTAVTAADEPQAVRQQLMKKVGKATGELSGIAKGEKPYDAEIVKASLATISETVKVFPNHFPAGSETGMETEASPKIWENMEDFKEKAAKLGGDAEKILAQLPADQAGVGAALGILGKDCSSCHETYRLKKN; this comes from the coding sequence ATGAAGATACGAGCTCTTATGCTTGCCGCAGCCCTGGCGGGCCTGGGCGTGACCGCCGTGACGGCGGCCGACGAGCCGCAGGCGGTGCGTCAGCAGCTGATGAAAAAGGTGGGAAAGGCCACGGGCGAACTCAGCGGCATCGCCAAGGGTGAAAAGCCTTATGACGCCGAGATCGTCAAAGCATCTCTGGCGACGATAAGCGAGACGGTGAAGGTTTTCCCGAATCACTTCCCGGCCGGCTCCGAAACGGGAATGGAAACCGAAGCAAGTCCGAAAATCTGGGAGAACATGGAGGACTTCAAGGAAAAGGCCGCCAAGCTCGGCGGTGACGCAGAAAAGATCCTTGCCCAATTGCCGGCAGATCAGGCCGGTGTCGGCGCCGCGCTCGGCATTCTGGGAAAGGACTGCAGCAGCTGTCACGAGACCTACCGCCTGAAGAAGAATTGA
- a CDS encoding LysE family translocator, giving the protein MTYAENLWLFFTLLFGIIIVPGMDMVFVLANAMTGGRASGLSATAGIVAGGVLHTLYAALGVSVVLHLVPQLFNLLLAAGAAYIAWIGFSLLRSSITISGVEGGARLSRWASFRQGALTSLMNPKAYLFMLAVYPQFLKPQFGPVWSQAAVMAVMIALTQLAVYGGLALAAGRGRDFLVGSPGATVTIGRLAGLLLVVIAIFTVWHGWSGAV; this is encoded by the coding sequence ATGACCTATGCGGAAAACCTCTGGCTCTTTTTCACCCTGCTCTTCGGCATCATCATCGTTCCCGGCATGGACATGGTTTTCGTCCTCGCCAATGCGATGACCGGCGGGCGCGCATCCGGGCTTTCGGCAACGGCCGGAATCGTGGCAGGCGGCGTGCTGCACACGCTCTATGCAGCCCTTGGCGTCAGCGTCGTCCTGCATCTGGTGCCCCAGCTCTTCAACCTGCTGCTCGCTGCCGGCGCGGCCTATATCGCCTGGATCGGTTTTTCGCTCCTGCGCAGTTCCATCACCATCAGCGGCGTCGAAGGAGGGGCACGGCTGTCGCGTTGGGCGAGTTTTCGGCAGGGCGCCCTGACGAGCCTGATGAATCCCAAGGCCTATCTCTTCATGCTTGCGGTCTACCCGCAGTTCCTCAAGCCGCAGTTCGGCCCGGTGTGGTCCCAGGCGGCTGTCATGGCCGTGATGATCGCGCTGACGCAGCTTGCGGTCTATGGCGGGCTTGCACTTGCCGCCGGCCGCGGGCGTGATTTCCTCGTGGGCAGCCCCGGTGCCACGGTGACCATCGGCCGGCTCGCCGGTCTCCTCCTCGTCGTCATCGCCATCTTCACGGTATGGCATGGCTGGAGCGGGGCTGTTTGA
- a CDS encoding helix-turn-helix domain-containing protein, with protein sequence MYTIGDLSRRTGVKIPTIRYYEQMGLLAAPERSEGNQRRYEKHELERLAFIRHARDLGLSIEAIRDLLALSEHPERPCGEADRIATEHLASVREKIARLRRLEHELERIVACHGDHTIGDCHVIRALADHSLCGNEH encoded by the coding sequence ATGTATACGATCGGCGATCTTTCCCGGCGGACGGGCGTAAAAATCCCAACCATTCGCTATTACGAGCAGATGGGTCTGCTCGCGGCGCCGGAGCGCTCGGAGGGCAATCAGCGGCGCTATGAAAAGCACGAGCTCGAAAGGCTCGCCTTCATCCGCCACGCACGCGACCTCGGACTTTCGATTGAGGCGATCCGGGACCTTCTGGCATTGAGCGAACATCCGGAACGCCCCTGCGGCGAGGCGGACCGCATCGCGACCGAGCATCTTGCCTCCGTGCGGGAAAAAATCGCCCGGCTCAGAAGGCTGGAGCATGAGCTCGAGCGCATCGTCGCCTGCCATGGCGATCACACGATCGGCGATTGCCATGTGATCCGCGCGCTTGCCGACCACTCGCTGTGCGGAAACGAGCATTGA
- a CDS encoding homocysteine S-methyltransferase family protein, whose product MARYRHDLPLVRGGMFLSDGGMETALIFQEGIELPHFASFVLLSTAEGRRRLLRYYTRYLEIARRHGTGFVLDTATWRANADWGEKLGYDAAALRKVNQDAVDLLTGLRTEYERPQAPVVLNGVIGPRGDGYQAGRITADEAEDYHCAQVATFADSQADMITAVTMTNTEEAIGVVRAARGHDMPCAISFTVETDGRLVTGRSLQHAIETVDAETGGYPHYYMINCAHPTHFENVLERQSAWVRRIGGIRANASTKSHAELDESETLDAGDACDLAERYRSLTRRLPHLRVLGGCCGTDHRHMAAICEACLPRAALSA is encoded by the coding sequence TTGGCCAGGTACAGACACGATCTGCCGCTTGTACGGGGCGGCATGTTCTTGAGCGACGGTGGCATGGAGACCGCGCTGATCTTCCAGGAGGGGATCGAACTCCCGCATTTCGCGTCCTTCGTCCTGCTCTCGACGGCGGAAGGCCGGCGGCGGCTTCTGCGCTACTACACGCGCTATCTCGAAATCGCCAGGCGCCACGGCACCGGCTTCGTGCTCGATACCGCCACATGGCGCGCCAATGCCGATTGGGGTGAAAAACTCGGCTACGATGCGGCGGCATTGAGAAAGGTCAATCAGGATGCCGTTGATCTCCTCACGGGGTTGCGCACCGAGTACGAGCGGCCGCAGGCTCCGGTCGTCCTCAATGGCGTGATCGGCCCGCGCGGCGATGGCTATCAGGCGGGCCGGATTACGGCCGACGAAGCGGAGGACTATCATTGCGCCCAGGTCGCCACCTTTGCCGACAGCCAAGCAGACATGATCACGGCCGTCACGATGACGAATACCGAGGAGGCGATCGGGGTCGTCCGGGCCGCCAGGGGCCATGACATGCCCTGCGCCATCTCCTTCACGGTGGAGACCGACGGCCGCCTGGTTACCGGTCGCTCGCTACAGCACGCGATCGAGACGGTGGACGCCGAGACCGGCGGTTATCCGCACTACTACATGATCAATTGCGCCCATCCGACCCATTTCGAGAATGTGCTGGAACGGCAGAGCGCCTGGGTCCGGCGGATCGGCGGCATTCGCGCCAATGCCTCGACGAAGAGCCATGCCGAACTCGACGAGAGCGAGACATTGGATGCGGGCGACGCGTGCGACCTTGCAGAACGTTATCGTTCGCTCACCCGCCGCCTGCCGCATTTGCGGGTGCTCGGCGGCTGTTGCGGTACCGACCACCGGCACATGGCGGCGATCTGCGAGGCGTGCCTGCCACGAGCTGCGCTCAGTGCCTGA
- a CDS encoding c-type cytochrome: MGRRARYLVSGLVLLVVAGGSLAWWLTKPDRWDAAHWEGLGEPDLANGERIFWAGGCVSCHAAPGAKDDQRLVLAGGRTLKSPFGTFYPPNISPDETVGIGNWTLAEFGDAMTRGVGKDGEHLYPSFPYGSYIRMTAKDVNDLWGFMQTLPKSGNATPPHDLAFPYNVRQALGAWKLLYLNAEPRTQVNTADTKLARGQYLVEGPGHCGECHTPRDALGGFEEGRWLTGAPNPEGEGRIPDITPSSKSIGGWSASDIASYLETGFTPDFDTVGGSMVEVQKNMAELPASDRDAIAAYLKALPAL, translated from the coding sequence ATGGGCCGGCGCGCGAGGTATCTGGTTTCTGGTCTGGTCCTGCTGGTGGTGGCGGGAGGGAGTCTCGCCTGGTGGCTGACCAAGCCCGATCGTTGGGACGCCGCTCATTGGGAGGGGCTCGGCGAGCCCGATCTCGCCAATGGCGAACGGATCTTCTGGGCCGGCGGCTGTGTCAGCTGCCACGCCGCTCCGGGCGCCAAGGACGACCAGAGGCTCGTCCTTGCCGGCGGCCGCACCCTGAAGAGCCCTTTCGGCACCTTTTATCCGCCCAACATCTCCCCCGATGAAACCGTTGGCATCGGCAACTGGACGCTTGCGGAGTTCGGCGACGCGATGACCCGCGGCGTCGGAAAGGACGGCGAGCATCTCTATCCCTCCTTCCCCTACGGCTCCTATATCCGGATGACCGCGAAGGACGTGAACGACCTTTGGGGCTTCATGCAGACGCTGCCGAAGAGCGGCAACGCGACACCTCCGCACGACCTGGCATTCCCCTACAATGTCCGCCAGGCGCTCGGAGCATGGAAGCTGCTGTATCTGAACGCGGAGCCGCGTACTCAGGTCAATACCGCCGACACCAAGCTCGCCCGCGGGCAATACCTCGTGGAGGGCCCTGGTCATTGCGGCGAATGTCACACGCCGCGCGATGCGCTTGGCGGCTTCGAGGAGGGCCGGTGGCTCACCGGCGCACCCAATCCCGAAGGCGAAGGCCGAATTCCCGACATCACCCCGTCTTCGAAAAGCATCGGGGGCTGGAGTGCATCCGACATCGCCTCCTATCTCGAAACCGGCTTCACGCCGGATTTCGACACGGTCGGCGGCTCGATGGTCGAGGTCCAGAAGAACATGGCGGAGCTGCCGGCCTCCGACCGCGATGCGATCGCGGCCTATCTCAAGGCGCTGCCGGCGCTGTAA
- a CDS encoding helix-turn-helix transcriptional regulator — translation MRKASRLFEIIQMLRLARTPVTAAQIADALEVTPRSIYRDIAALQAMRVPIEGERGIGYILRPGFDLPPLMFSIEETEAIVLALALLARTGDEELKAAARRVNQKITGAVPEPLRKAFQSQALHAWGTIASPPPAVDLAMIRRTIRDEQKLVLDYRDELGRATERTVLPLALIYYSEHAMMVAWCELRQDIRNFRADRVEHCEPADAYFRGEGNRLRQMWIAGWQANAVRPLEAADG, via the coding sequence ATGCGCAAGGCGTCGCGTCTTTTCGAAATCATCCAGATGCTGCGGCTCGCCCGTACACCGGTGACGGCGGCGCAAATCGCCGACGCGCTGGAGGTGACGCCCCGCTCGATCTACCGGGATATTGCCGCCCTGCAGGCGATGCGCGTGCCGATCGAGGGCGAGCGTGGCATCGGCTATATCCTGAGGCCCGGCTTTGACCTGCCGCCGCTGATGTTCTCGATCGAGGAGACGGAGGCGATCGTGCTGGCGCTTGCGCTTCTGGCTCGCACGGGCGACGAGGAGCTGAAGGCGGCGGCACGGCGCGTCAATCAGAAGATCACCGGCGCCGTGCCGGAACCGCTGCGCAAGGCCTTCCAGTCACAGGCGCTGCACGCCTGGGGCACGATCGCCTCGCCGCCGCCGGCGGTCGACTTGGCCATGATCCGGCGGACGATCCGTGACGAACAGAAGCTGGTGCTGGACTATCGCGACGAGCTCGGGCGCGCGACCGAGCGCACAGTACTACCGCTTGCGCTGATCTATTATTCCGAACACGCGATGATGGTCGCGTGGTGCGAATTGCGGCAGGATATCCGCAACTTCCGCGCCGACCGCGTTGAACACTGCGAACCCGCCGACGCCTATTTCCGCGGCGAAGGCAACCGGCTGAGGCAGATGTGGATTGCGGGATGGCAGGCGAATGCGGTTCGGCCGCTCGAGGCGGCGGACGGGTAG
- a CDS encoding protein adenylyltransferase SelO: MTAFRFDNSYARLPANFYARVEPTPVAEPWLIKLNRPLAVELGLDSEALERDGAAIFSGNLVPEGAEPLAMAYAGHQFGAFVPQLGDGRAILLGEVTDAGGRRRDIQLKGAGQTPYSRRGDGRAALGPVLREYIVSEAMHALGVPTTRALAATVTGQPVYREQILPGAVFTRVAASHIRVGTFQFFAARGDMESIKTLADYVIDRHYPELKKDEKPYLALFKAVAARQAALIARWLHVGFIHGVMNTDNMTISGETIDFGPCAFMDVYDSKTVFSSIDQFGRYAYANQPAIGQWNLARLAETLVTLFDPVADTAVNLANDALGEYGSIFQNHWLGGMRRKIGLFTDEDEDLDLVQSLLTLMQNGKADFTLTFRQLAASAENAAADTELASLFEEPQALSPWLGDWRRRLEREPQPASERAAAMRAVNPAFIPRNHRVEQAIDAATQDADFSLFEALVEVTSRPYEDQPGREAYAAPPKPGEEVLQTFCGT; encoded by the coding sequence ATGACCGCATTCCGCTTCGACAACAGCTACGCCCGGCTGCCGGCCAATTTCTACGCCCGTGTGGAGCCGACGCCGGTCGCGGAACCGTGGCTGATCAAGCTCAACCGACCGCTGGCCGTCGAGCTTGGGCTCGACTCCGAAGCGCTCGAACGCGACGGCGCGGCGATCTTTTCGGGTAATCTCGTCCCCGAAGGTGCCGAACCGCTCGCCATGGCCTATGCGGGCCACCAGTTCGGCGCTTTCGTGCCGCAGCTCGGCGACGGACGTGCCATCCTGCTCGGAGAGGTGACCGACGCCGGCGGACGGCGACGCGATATCCAGCTCAAGGGAGCCGGCCAGACGCCCTACTCCCGCCGCGGCGACGGACGGGCGGCGCTCGGGCCTGTCCTACGCGAATATATCGTCAGCGAGGCGATGCACGCGCTCGGCGTGCCGACGACCCGTGCGCTGGCCGCCACGGTCACGGGTCAGCCCGTCTACCGCGAACAGATCCTGCCGGGTGCCGTCTTCACCCGGGTCGCGGCAAGCCACATTCGTGTCGGCACGTTCCAGTTCTTCGCGGCACGCGGCGACATGGAGTCGATAAAGACGCTCGCGGATTATGTGATCGACCGTCATTATCCGGAGCTGAAGAAGGATGAGAAACCCTATCTCGCGCTCTTCAAGGCGGTCGCGGCGCGTCAGGCTGCACTGATCGCGCGCTGGCTGCATGTCGGCTTCATCCATGGGGTGATGAATACCGACAATATGACGATTTCGGGCGAAACGATCGATTTCGGCCCCTGCGCCTTCATGGACGTTTACGATTCGAAAACGGTGTTCAGCTCGATCGATCAGTTCGGCCGCTATGCCTATGCCAACCAGCCGGCGATCGGTCAGTGGAACCTCGCCCGCCTCGCCGAGACGCTGGTGACGCTGTTCGATCCCGTGGCGGACACGGCCGTGAACCTCGCCAACGACGCTCTTGGCGAATACGGGAGTATCTTCCAGAACCATTGGCTCGGCGGCATGCGGCGCAAGATCGGCCTGTTCACGGACGAAGACGAGGATCTCGACCTCGTTCAGTCGCTGCTGACGCTCATGCAGAACGGGAAAGCCGATTTCACTCTCACCTTCCGCCAGCTGGCGGCATCCGCGGAAAACGCGGCCGCCGATACGGAGCTTGCAAGCCTCTTCGAAGAACCGCAGGCACTCTCACCCTGGCTCGGGGATTGGCGCCGAAGGCTCGAACGCGAACCGCAGCCGGCGAGCGAACGCGCGGCCGCGATGCGCGCCGTCAATCCCGCCTTCATTCCGCGCAACCACCGGGTGGAACAGGCGATCGATGCGGCAACGCAAGACGCGGATTTCTCGCTCTTCGAAGCGCTCGTCGAGGTGACCTCCCGTCCCTATGAGGACCAGCCGGGCCGCGAAGCCTACGCCGCGCCACCAAAGCCGGGCGAGGAAGTGCTCCAAACCTTCTGCGGCACCTGA